A region of Diospyros lotus cultivar Yz01 chromosome 3, ASM1463336v1, whole genome shotgun sequence DNA encodes the following proteins:
- the LOC127797815 gene encoding homeobox-leucine zipper protein REVOLUTA-like, with protein MAMAVAQQHRESSTGSINKHLDAGKYVRYTTEQVEALERVYAECPKPSSLRRQQLIRECPILSNIEPKQIKVWFQNRRCREKQRKEASRLQAVNRKLTAMNKLLMEENDRLQKQVSQLVCENGYMRQQLQSASAAATDASCESVVTTPQHSLRDANNPAGLLSIAEETLTEFLSKATGTAVDWVPMPGMKPGPDSVGIFAISHRCSGVAARACGLVSLEPTKIAEILKDRPSWFRECRSLEVFTMFPAGNGGTIELVYTQMYAPTTLAPARDFWTLRYTTTLENGSLVVCERSLSGSGAGPNPAAASQFVRAEMLPSGYLIRPCEGGGSIIHVVDHLNLEAWSVPEVLRPLYESSKVVAQKMTIAALRYIRQIAQETSGEVVYGLGRQPAVLRTFSQRLSRGFNDAVNGFNDDGWSIMNCDGGEDVIVSFNSTKGLGFTSTHSNSFPPTGGILCAKASMLLQNVPPAVLVRFLREHRSEWADFNVDAYSAAALKASSFAYPGVRPTRFTGGQIIMPLGHTIEHEEMLEVIRLEGHSLAQEDAFMSRDIHLLQICSGIDENAVGTCSELVFAPIDEMFPDDAPLLPSGFRIIPLDSKSGDSQDNLIAHRTLDLTSSLEVGAAANHGSGDSSSSYNARSVLTIAFQFPFENSLQDNIAAMARQYVRSVISSVQRVAMAISPSGLSPAMGPKLSAGSPEALTLANWICQSYSFHLGTELLRSDAVGGDSVLKNLWHHPDAILCCSVKSLPVFIFANQAGLDMLETTLVALQDITLDKIFDESGRKMLFSDFAKIMQQGFACLPAGICLSTMGRHVTFEQAIAWKVIAAEENSVHCLAFSFVNWSFV; from the exons ATGGCGATGGCAGTGGCGCAGCAGCACAGAGAGAGTAGCACTGGGAGTATCAACAAGCATCTCGATGCCGGAAAATATGTACGGTACACTACCGAGCAGGTCGAAGCTCTCGAACGTGTTTACGCGGAGTGTCCCAAACCCAGCTCGCTGCGGCGGCAGCAATTGATCCGCGAGTGTCCCATTTTATCTAACATCGAACCCAAGCAGATCAAAGTATGGTTTCAGAATCGCAG GTGTCGAGAGAAGCAACGAAAAGAGGCTTCCCGGCTTCAGGCCGTGAACAGGAAATTGACTGCCATGAACAAGCTTTTGATGGAGGAGAATGATCGGTTGCAGAAACAGGTCTCGCAGTTGGTATGCGAGAATGGCTATATGCGGCAACAATTGCAAAGT GCATCAGCAGCTGCTACTGATGCGAGCTGTGAGTCTGTGGTAACCACTCCTCAACATTCCCTGAGAGATGCTAATAACCCCGCTGG ACTCCTTTCAATTGCAGAGGAGACATTGACAGAGTTCCTTTCAAAGGCTACGGGAACTGCTGTCGATTGGGTCCCGATGCCTGGGATGAAG CCTGGTCCGGATTCGGTTGGGATCTTTGCCATTTCACATCGATGCAGTGGAGTGGCAGCTCGTGCCTGCGGTCTAGTAAGTTTGGAACCTACAAAG ATTGCTGAGATCCTTAAAGATCGTCCATCTTGGTTCCGTGAATGTCGGAGCCTTGAAGTTTTTACAATGTTTCCTGCTGGAAATGGAGGAACAATTGAATTGGTGTACACGCAG ATGTATGCTCCAACAACTCTGGCTCCTGCACGGGATTTCTGGACTCTACGATACACTACAACTCTAGAAAATGGCAGTCTTGTG GTGTGTGAGAGATCTTTGTCAGGTTCTGGTGCTGGTCCAAATCCAGCTGCTGCTTCTCAGTTTGTGAGAGCTGAAATGCTTCCAAGTGGCTATTTGATTCGGCCATGTGAGGGTGGAGGGTCAATTATCCATGTAGTTGATCATCTGAATCTCGAG GCCTGGAGTGTGCCAGAGGTGCTGCGGCCCCTTTATGAATCATCAAAAGTTGTTGCTCAGAAAATGACTATTGCG GCTTTGCGCTATATAAGGCAAATAGCTCAAGAGACAAGTGGGGAGGTTGTGTATGGCCTGGGCAGACAACCAGCTGTTCTGCGAACTTTCAGCCAAAGATTGAGCAG AGGCTTTAATGACGCCGTCAATGGATTTAATGATGATGGCTGGTCAATAATGAACTGCGATGGTGGGGAAGATGTCATAGTTTCATTTAATTCAACCAAAGGTTTGGGTTTCACTTCCACCCATTCAAACTCCTTTCCACCAACTGGAGGCATTCTCTGTGCAAAGGCATCCATGCTACTGCAA AACGTTCCTCCTGCAGTGCTGGTTCGCTTTCTTAGGGAACATCGCTCTGAGTGGGCCGACTTCAATGTTGATGCATATTCTGCTGCGGCACTGAAAGCTAGCTCATTTGCATATCCAGGCGTGAGGCCCACAAGGTTTACTGGCGGCCAAATCATAATGCCACTTGGCCACACAATTGAACATGAAGAG ATGCTAGAAGTAATCCGGCTTGAAGGCCATTCTCTTGCTCAAGAAGATGCTTTTATGTCAAGGGACATCCATCTCCTGCAG ATATGCAGTGGAATTGATGAGAATGCTGTGGGAACCTGCTCTGAACTTGTTTTTGCTCCAATTGATGAAATGTTTCCTGATGATGCCCCACTGTTACCTTCTGGCTTTCGCATTATCCCATTGGATTCAAAATCA GGTGATTCACAGGATAATTTGATTGCTCATCGGACCCTGGATCTGACATCCAGTCTTGAAGTGGGGGCAGCAGCAAACCATGGTTCTGGTGATTCATCCTCATCTTATAATGCACGATCTGTGTTAACTATTGCTTTTCAGTTCCCGTTTGAGAACAGTCTACAGGACAATATTGCTGCAATGGCTCGCCAATATGTCCGAAGTGTGATTTCCTCCGTGCAGCGAGTTGCAATGGCAATATCTCCTTCGGGGTTGAGCCCTGCCATGGGTCCAAAACTGTCAGCAGGCTCTCCAGAAGCTCTTACATTGGCTAACTGGATCTGCCAGAGCTATAG TTTTCATTTGGGGACAGAATTGCTGAGATCCGATGCTGTGGGTGGTGACTCAGTGTTGAAGAATCTCTGGCATCATCCAGATGCAATACTGTGCTGCTCCGTGAAG TCGCTGCCGGTCTTTATCTTTGCAAACCAGGCCGGGCTTGACATGCTAGAAACTACTTTGGTAGCTTTACAAGACATTACATTGGACAAGATATTCGATGAATCTGGCAGGAAAATGCTGTTTTCTGACTTTGCCAAGATAATGCAGCAG GGGTTTGCATGCTTGCCAGCCGGAATCTGCTTGTCGACAATGGGGCGCCATGTCACATTTGAACAAGCCATCGCGTGGAAAGTCATTGCTGCCGAAGAGAATTCTGTCCATTGCCTTGCCTTCTCTTTTGTTAACTGGTCATTTGTGTGA